The DNA sequence GCGAGGGAGAGCTGCTCCGGACGCAGCCGAACCAGCCGCCAGGTGAGCTCGAGGGAGCCGAGGATCAGGCCCGCCGGCAGCAGCAGACCCCAGCGACCGAGGGCGCGGTGGCCGAAGGCGGCGAGAATGGCGACCAGCAGGGCGTTGAAGAAGGCCAAGGCCCAGCCGCCGCCGGCCATCGCCCGTTCGGCACTGGCATCGGCATCGCCGACGAAGGGCACCAGCAGGCCGTGGAACAGCGCCTCTTTGTCTCCGAAGCCGTCCCGGAAGGCGCTGAAGCGGAGCTGCGGCAGCTCCTCGACAAAGGGACCCTGCTCACCGTAGAGGCGGGCGATGGCCAGGTGGTAGTAGGCATCGGCGTCGTAGAGCACCGGGTTGGCGCCGTAGAACAGGCCGAGGCCCAGCCAGGCGAGCACGAAGACCGCCGCCACCACCGGCCAGCGCGGCCAGCCGGGGGTGACGCCGCGAGCGTCTCGAGTTGCCAAGAACGAAGGTCTCGTCAAGGCGGCGCCAGGGGCGAGCCGACCAAGGTCGGCCCGCGGTTCTGGACGCCGGCGAAGATCAGGGGGCCGCGAAGAGCTCGTCGAGGAAGCTCAGCATCATCTGCCAGGAACGCTGGTCGGCCTTACGGTCGTACTTTAGGCCCGGGATGCCGCGCTGGTCGGCGTCAGGATTGGTGAAGCTGTGCTGGGCGCCGCCGAAGTAGGCCGATTGCCAGTCGGCGTTGACCGCAGTGAGGGCCTTCTCGTACTTCAAGAGGTCGCCGCGGGTGGCCATCGGGTCGTCGGAGCCGTGCAGGATCAGCACCTTGGTGCTGAAGGTCTTCTGGGGCGGATAGGCCGGTGGACCGCCGTGGAAGCTGACCACGCCGTCGAGGTCGATCCCGCTCTGGGCGAGGGTGAGGATGGTGGTGCCGCCGAAGCAGTAGCCGACGGCCGCCATCTGGCGCGGCGCCGTCAGGCGGTGGTTGCTGAGCAGCTCGTAGGCGGCCTCGAAGCGACCACGGCCGATGTTTGGGCTCTGGGCGATCATCTGCGACCACTCGCCGGCGGTGCCCGGATGATCCGTGTTCTTGCCTTCGCCGTACATGTCGACGGCCAGGGCGATGTAGCCATCGCGGGCGAGGTCGCGAGCCTTGCGGCGGGCGTGCTCGTTGTGGCCCCACCATTCGTGGACCACCAGGATTCCCGGTCGCAGATCCTTGCTGGCGTCGTCGTAGGCCAGGAATCCGCGCAGCACGACCTCGCCGTGCTTGTATTCGACTTCTTCGCCGCGCACGGCCGCGAAGGCGGTGAGCGGGGTGAGCAAGGACAGGGCTACAATCGACAACAGCTTCTTCATCTCGAGGGTCTCCTGAGGCCGAACGGCAAGAGTCTGACGGCCGAAGGTTAACAGGCGTTGGCGCAGGTCGGGTGGCATCGGTTGAGGAGCTGTCACCGGTTCTGCCCGCTGTCTTGGAGGGTCCATGCTGAGTCTCACTTTTCTCGTCATCGCCGCGGGCATCCTGGGTTTCGGCTTGATCTCGCGGCGCCTCGAGGGGACTCCGATCACTCCCCCGATGGTGTTCGTGGCCTTCGGCTACCTGATCAGCCGGGAAGGTCTCGGCTTCGTGACCTTTCCCCATGAAGAAAGCCTGATCCACACCCTCGCTGAAGTCACTCTGGTGATGGTGCTGTTCACCGATGCCTCGCGCATCGACCTCAATCGCCTGCTGCACGAGAAGTCGCTGCCGACGCGCTTGCTGCTGGTCGGCATGCCGCTGACCATCCTGGCAGGCACCTTGGTGGCCTGGCAGCTCTTCGGCATGAGCATCTGGGAGGGGGCGCTGCTGGCGACGGTATTGGCGCCCACCGATGCCGCCCTCGGTCAGGCGGTGGTGTCGAGCAAGAAGGTGCCCGAACGGCTGCGCCAGACCCTCAATGTCGAGAGTGGCCTCAACGACGGCATCGCACTGCCGGTGGTGCTGATCTTTCTCTCCATCGCCTGCGCCACCGCCGAGGTCCGCACCGTCGAATACTGGGTGCGCTTCGCCGCTCTGCAGGTCACCCTGGGGCCGGCCGTCGGCATCGCCGTCGGCTGGCTCGGAGGCAAGCTGATCGATCGGGCGGCCGGCAGCGGTTGGATGAGCCCGAGCTTTCATCGCCTGTCCGGGCTCGGCATCGCCCTGCTGGCCTTCGCCGGTGCCGAGCTGGTCCACGGCAACGGCTTCATCGCCGCCTTCTGTGCCGGCGCCACCTTGGGCAACAGCGCCCGTTCGATCGCCAAGATCGAGGAGTTCGCGGAGACCGAGTCGGAGCTCTTGACGCTGCTGGTCTTCTTGGTCTTCGGCGGCGCCATGCTGCCGGCGGCGCTGCATCACGTCAACGGTCTCACCGTCCTCTATGCCGTGCTCAGCCTGACGGTGATTCGCATGCTGCCGGTGGCCCTGTCGCTCCTCGGCAGCGGTCTCGAGCGCTGGAAGGTGCTCTTCCTCGGTTGGTTCGGGCCGCGCGGCATCGCCTCCATCTTGTTCGCTCTGCTGGTGATCGAAGGCGTCGGCGCCGGCGAGCACGATGGCCTGCTGCCGATCATCTCGATCACGGTGCTGTTGAGCGTCATCGCCCACGGCCTGACGGCGGGGCCCTGGGCGTCCTGGATCGGTCGCTCAGCAGACTGAGCTAGAAATTGTCGAGTTCATCCTGCTACTGGTTCATGATCTGATCCTGCGCCCAGCTCACCGATCGCTTCGTCCGTTTTGACTTGAAGCGGCTAAGCAGAGCCTCGACAGCGGGAGACGAGGTCCCGGTGACCTCTCCCTCGTTCCAGTGACCATCGTACTCCGGGATTTGAGCTCCTGCGACGCTTGCGTTAGCAACCAAGGAGGCAATTTCTGCAATCGTGTCGATGGCACTGTGCTTCAGACTTGAGCTGTGGCGTTCGGACACCAGGCTCGCGAGAAAGCGGATCTCCTCGATGACGGACAGAGGTAGGGAGACTGGTGACTCCTCGAGCTCGAGAGCCTCTGCAACCCAATCCTCATATCGCTGATCGCCTTCGGCATCGCTAGGGCCAAAGGTCCTCTCGACATGAAGCCCGTCAGACGTCAGGAAGCTGACAGACATTGCAAAGTCGGAGTAGGTACCCCAGGAGACATCGGCCAGATCAGGAGGGTCCATGACGGAGCGAAACTCGGCCCACCATCCAGACTCCTCGTCCTGGAGTCTCGTGAGTGTCTGTCCGCGATTCTTCTTGTATGTGTCTGTGACGGTGACCCGGTTGCCGTCCGGAGTGAGGATGAGCCATTGAACTACGCCCTCCTCTTCGTCGAAGAGATGAACCTTGACGGCCTCTCCGAGTCGGTCAGGAGCCGACCAGGCCCAATAAGAGTAGGTGCCAAGCTGTTTGTCTGGGCCAGCCCCTACCAGCCAGGGGGCCATGGCCGCCATGACGAATAGTGCTGCAAGTAGAAACTCTCTCATGACAAACCTCTTACGGTGCCGGGAGACGAAATTCCTTGTCGCCTTCCGGATCACAGATGTTGAACGGTACGCCGCACTGCCCTTGGCATTCGCCACGACGCTGATCGGCCATCCGATTGCAAGCAAGCCGAATTTGGCGGAGACCCAGCGTTGAGCAGTGGCAACTCACCTTCTCATCCATCTTGCCATTGCAGCAGCCCATGCAGCCACGGCATGTGCTGACTCTTGAAGTGTCGTAGCAGTGTTGCTCGTTGGACCACTCTGGGAAATGAGGATTGTGAGCCCGCTGACACGCACTGGTATCGATCTCGTCAATCTCGTGAGCGTGGTGATCGATGTCGCCGCTACAGTCATCGTCGCCGCCCGGTGGGACTCCCTGGCCGGCTGCTGGACCTGCCAAGATAACGGCGACAATGAAGACTAGAACTGACGATAACGCGAGTTTTTTGGTGGCCTTCATAGTATTCACACTTACGTATTAAGCGTCTAAGAATTCCCGCCGAGACGTTCAGATCGCCCATTGGACCAGTCGTTGCCTGGCGGGCGTTTGCTTTATCACTGCTTCTTAAACGTCCCTGGCGTCCAAATTCCTCTCGGGCATCGACCAAGGTCCGGCTGTCATGGGATATCGCTCAGGGCTAGAGCCCAACGAACAGATCACGCGAACTGAGTGAGCCGCTTGATGACCTTTTCAGCAGCCCGCTAGCTCGAGCCAGATCTGCTCGACGCGTTCGAAGACGGCTTGCCACTTGAAGGGTGCCAATCTTTCTTCGACGGGGTCGGCGGGGCCGGCGGCGAGGGCTTGGCGAATCTCGCGGGCCAGGGCCTCGACGAAGGCCGGCAGGTCCTCGGCGACGGGCTGGTCGGTGTTGACCAACCGTGGGGGTGGCACCAGCCGGAGCTGGTCGCCGAGGGTCGGGGCGAGGCCGTCGACCACTCCCGGCAGGGCGGTGCTGACCAAGCGGCAGCCGGTCGCCAAGGCTTCCACCAGCACCAGGGGCAAGCCTTCGAAGAAGGACGGCAGGACGAACACCGAGCTGCGGCGCATGTGCTCGGCGAGCTCGCCCTGGTCGAGGCGCCCGACGAAGCGAACCCGTGGCTCGAGGGCCGCCATGCGCTGGCGCAGCTCGTCCGCCTCGGGGCCACTGCCGCCGCCGGCGACGGTCAGGGTGACGTCCTCTCCGGCAGCGGCGAGGTTCTCGACCGCCGTGAGCAGCCAGGGCAGGCCTTTGGCGTCGCTCAGCTTGCCGGCGTAGAGCAGGCCGCCGGCGTCGGGGTGACGGTCGCGGCGGTGGAACAGGTCCTCGCGGAAGCCGGCGCCGACCACCTGGAAGCGTTCCGCCGGCAGGCCGAGGTCCGCGCCATAGCGCTCGGCGTGGTCGCGGTGCAGGACGGCGAAGCGCGCCACCGGCGCCAATCCCGGGTCGATGCTCGGCAGCCACTTCGGCGCCAGGCGGCGCTGGCGCAGGGCGGTGCCGTGACCGTGGATCACCTGGGGTACGTGCGGAGCGACCCGCGACACCAGCGAGGAGACCGCCCAGGCGTGATGGCTGTGGACGATGTCGGGCCGAAACTCACCGATGACCGCTTCGAGGTGGCGTCGCCAGGCGTCGAGATAGAGCGCGCGCTGAGCCCGATCGAGGGCCGAGAAGCGCGAGCTCGGGTAGGGCATGACGTCGCTCATGCCGGGAATCGGATAGGCGATGTCGACGTCCACGGTCGGCTCGGCGGACGACGAGCTAGGGGCGAAGCGCAGGGGCCGGATGCGCTCTGCTGGCAGGTCGCCGATGGCCGGTTGCGGGTCGTCCGCCGGGGTCCCGACGATCGCCATCTGCTGCCAGCCGGCGGCGCTGCCGTGGCGCACCAGGGCGTCGAGGGTGATGCCGCTGCCGGGGAGGGCCGGGCGCTGAGACAGGAGGTGGAGGACGCGTCGGGTCATTCTGGAAAACTCTGCGCGAGCGGCGCCGGGGCGTTCGAAGGGCTCACCATTGGCGCCAGCGATCCGGGGCCACCAGACGCAGGGAGCCGAAGCGCTCGGGGCGATGGAAGTCCGGCGGGTCGGTGCCTGGGCTCGACCAGGCGCTGAGCTCGTCGGGACGGCGCCGCGGTCGCTCGATGCGGAAGAAGTTTGCGCGCCAGATCGAGGGGCGGGGCTGGTTGGCCGGCAGCAGGCCGCTCCAGGGCAGTCGCACCACCGCCCACCAGTCCTGCCGCAGGGCCGCCGGACCGGCGGCCCAGTGAATGCCCTCGCAGTCCCAGGCAGGATCGGTGACCATCCCTCGGCGATCTCCCCGGGGGTTGTCGACGACGGCGTCGAAGAGCACGCCGAGGGGGCTGATCTGAAGCTCGAAGTAGCGCTTCGGCACGTCTTCTCCGGCGGCCAGGAAGACCTCCACCGCTTCCTCTTCCCACAGCGGATCGTCGCGCCGCTGAAAGGTCGACCAGGCGTCCTTGTCCTCGCAGTCGAAGCGAATCCACAGCGCCTCCGGGTCCCACACCAGGCGAACCGAGGTCTGCTCTTTGGCCGGCCCGCTGCCGTCGGCGAGCTCGAAGGGGGGCAAGGGGGCGACGGTGCGCCAGACCGGATCCGGCCCGAGGGCCGTCGGACCCCAGCTTTCGGGGGCCGGGCGAACCTCCCAGACGGGCACCGCCTCGGTACCTCTCACAGGCGCTCCGCGAGGCGACCGAGGGCCGCCATCAGGTCCGGTTCGATGGTCAGCAGATCGGCCATCGGGTCTTCCTGCTCGGCGAGTCGCCGGGGGGCGGTGGTGAGGGTGAAGGCG is a window from the Acidobacteriota bacterium genome containing:
- a CDS encoding dienelactone hydrolase family protein, with protein sequence MKKLLSIVALSLLTPLTAFAAVRGEEVEYKHGEVVLRGFLAYDDASKDLRPGILVVHEWWGHNEHARRKARDLARDGYIALAVDMYGEGKNTDHPGTAGEWSQMIAQSPNIGRGRFEAAYELLSNHRLTAPRQMAAVGYCFGGTTILTLAQSGIDLDGVVSFHGGPPAYPPQKTFSTKVLILHGSDDPMATRGDLLKYEKALTAVNADWQSAYFGGAQHSFTNPDADQRGIPGLKYDRKADQRSWQMMLSFLDELFAAP
- a CDS encoding cation:proton antiporter, translated to MLSLTFLVIAAGILGFGLISRRLEGTPITPPMVFVAFGYLISREGLGFVTFPHEESLIHTLAEVTLVMVLFTDASRIDLNRLLHEKSLPTRLLLVGMPLTILAGTLVAWQLFGMSIWEGALLATVLAPTDAALGQAVVSSKKVPERLRQTLNVESGLNDGIALPVVLIFLSIACATAEVRTVEYWVRFAALQVTLGPAVGIAVGWLGGKLIDRAAGSGWMSPSFHRLSGLGIALLAFAGAELVHGNGFIAAFCAGATLGNSARSIAKIEEFAETESELLTLLVFLVFGGAMLPAALHHVNGLTVLYAVLSLTVIRMLPVALSLLGSGLERWKVLFLGWFGPRGIASILFALLVIEGVGAGEHDGLLPIISITVLLSVIAHGLTAGPWASWIGRSAD
- a CDS encoding glycosyltransferase family 4 protein; this encodes MTRRVLHLLSQRPALPGSGITLDALVRHGSAAGWQQMAIVGTPADDPQPAIGDLPAERIRPLRFAPSSSSAEPTVDVDIAYPIPGMSDVMPYPSSRFSALDRAQRALYLDAWRRHLEAVIGEFRPDIVHSHHAWAVSSLVSRVAPHVPQVIHGHGTALRQRRLAPKWLPSIDPGLAPVARFAVLHRDHAERYGADLGLPAERFQVVGAGFREDLFHRRDRHPDAGGLLYAGKLSDAKGLPWLLTAVENLAAAGEDVTLTVAGGGSGPEADELRQRMAALEPRVRFVGRLDQGELAEHMRRSSVFVLPSFFEGLPLVLVEALATGCRLVSTALPGVVDGLAPTLGDQLRLVPPPRLVNTDQPVAEDLPAFVEALAREIRQALAAGPADPVEERLAPFKWQAVFERVEQIWLELAGC
- a CDS encoding carbohydrate-binding family 9-like protein; this encodes MRGTEAVPVWEVRPAPESWGPTALGPDPVWRTVAPLPPFELADGSGPAKEQTSVRLVWDPEALWIRFDCEDKDAWSTFQRRDDPLWEEEAVEVFLAAGEDVPKRYFELQISPLGVLFDAVVDNPRGDRRGMVTDPAWDCEGIHWAAGPAALRQDWWAVVRLPWSGLLPANQPRPSIWRANFFRIERPRRRPDELSAWSSPGTDPPDFHRPERFGSLRLVAPDRWRQW